Below is a window of Vibrio aerogenes DNA.
CGGACACTGCAATCATACCTGAAGAAAAAGGGGCTCCCCTGGGAACGGGCGAAAGCATTTGACGATTCCGCTGTTTTCAGCCGGTTTATCCCGCTCAAAGGCATGGATATCACTTCATTGAGTTTCGAATTATTTATTAACTGTGTCCGGGTCCAGTATGGCACTGTCCGGCAAATGATTTACGCTCCGGAAACTATTCTTGATGAACTGAAAACATATACAACATTATGTGATGGCGATATCGTCATGACCGGAACGCCCAAGGGCGTGGGCATGATTCAGGATGGGGATATATTTCTGGCCCGTTTGAAAAGCGGAGAAAAAACACTAATTGAAACCGAATGGGTTGCCAGCCCGCCCAATGCACAATTCAGCCTTTTATAAGGATGTAAATCACAATCGAAGTGTTGATGACGATTTCATCCGTCATCAACATCGTATACTCACTATTTAAACCACCATCATTATGGCTTCACTTTGGTCTTGCCTTTCTTTTTCGACGGGGCTTTATCTTGCTCAGGTGCGACACGAAAGACACCCATCAGGGTCGTTTTATCCAGAATATAGGCCTGATACGCTGATTCAAACATGCTGCGGGTAATCCCGTTTTGTCCCAAAATATTGGCTGAAATGTCAGGCATTCCATAGCCGAGAGCATAAAGCGTAAAACTATAGGCATGATTAGTTTTTGAACATGGCCCAAAGTAACCATCGAGATTTTCTGTCGCCCCCAAACTGCTGACAACGGCGTTCTCATTTAACATCCGCACACCACCGGGAATATTCACCACACTCCAGTGTGGGCATGAATCAGAATGGATGCCACACGGCGCAATTTCATCATCCATAATCAGGGCAAATTTTTCTGTATTAACCGGGGCATTGCTCCAGACAAATGCAGGAGGCTGGTTATATCCGCCGACATCCGTACAGGAGAAACGGGACGGAATCACACCGCCATTTTCAAAATTCCGCGAGTACAACGACAAGTGAGAATCATCGGCAGCATCAGAGGATAAGTTGGACACGTGCCCTTTGGGATCTTTCAATAAACTCATCAACCGGATGTTTTCTTTCGATGACACCGATAACCGCCATTTGCCGGAACCATTACCAAGCCCGGAAGATAAATCAATATTACTGCCTTTTTCCAGCTCTTCGGCAGTAATTTCAGCGATGTGTTGGGCAGTAACCGACAAGATCACCGGCCCGAATGACCGGCCTTTGTCATCTTTGCCGGTAATTTTTACCGTTGCTCTTTTGTTATCGACATTATAAACACGCAGAACACTGATTTGATTTTTGTTAGAACCCGGATTAAAAAACGGCACGTCAAACTGCCCGTCTTTACTTTTAACAATATCATGCAGGCTGATCACCAAACCATCTCCGGTACGCTCGTAGCTGTTCACCCTGAAATTCAGATCACTGTTTAAAACCAGACGCCAGTTTTCTGTTCCCGGGCCAATACCTTTTTCCAGTCCTTTGGCTTTATTCCCTTCTTCAATATCTTCAGAATTCAGCGTAATGGTTTGCTGTGGTTTAATTGTCAGTGTGACTGTGTGCGTCTTTTTACCTTTATGATCCATACCGTACAACCAAATGCTGCCGGGCGTCTGAGACAAATTGGTCACCCGGATGAACCCCTGACGAAACTTGTCTGCAGCGTGGGCCAGATACCAGACATTCTGTTCAACAGCCCCCACCCGGCAAGGCAGGACGAAAAATAACAATAGACAAAAGGCGCTAAACAACCTGAATTTCATAATCAAACCTTTCAAAAATCCGCGATAGCAAATTTTTTGTAAAAACGGCCAAAATCTGGCAAAAAATAAAACAAATCAACAAAATATGACAAAAAAAGCCAGAATCATTTCTGGCTTACGGACTGATTTCAGATACAAAATAACGATATCCGTGATCAGTACTTTTCCTCACGTGATCAGTACTTTTCCTCAAAAGCAACAATACCGGCATCCGGAGGCCGCCTGAGTTCACTCCCGAACGGTCAGAATAACCTGAAACCATATTTTAATCATCCGGGCAGATGAAAATTAACGTCAGGTAACACCCATAAATGCAATACTAAAAACACAGCCATACTGCTGACCGTGGTAAACAGTACATTTTTTGTTTTCCACGCAATCATACCAGCCAGAAGCGCTCCCCACAGATACGGATTGTGCCAGTTTATCCATAACTTCTGGGCCGGCATAAAAACGATCGGAGCCCAGATCACACTTAAAACAGCAGGACCGGAATAACTTAAAAAACGCTGCAATCCAGCCCCGGGCTTGAGGGGAATACCCGGCGCAAGAAACAAATACCTGCTGAGAAAAACAACACAAGCCAGAATAATAATTTCTGCCATGACCATTAGCAACCTCCACGGCATCTGTCTGTCGTATAACCTGCGACCATGGCACACAAACTGGCGATCACCAGACTCCCTTCCACCTGAAATGCATTCAGCACAATGGACATGAGCAATGCAACAAACACGGTGACAAATACAGGTAACGACGTCACCTGGGGAATCACAATCGCAATAAAGGTCGCCGCAATAGCGAAGTCAAGCCCCAGTGAATTCAGGTCTGGTATCATATGACCGGCAATCAGCCCCGCAAGCGTGGCAAGATTCCAGATAAGATAAAAACTCAGCCCGGCGCCGAGGGCATACCAGCGATTAAACGCTTTCTGCTCCCGTTGATTCATGACAGCAAACAACTCATCTGTCAGTAAAAAACCCAGAACAACCCGCCAGCGAAGCGGTAGCGGGCTGATGCGGTCACGCATCGACATACTATACAAAAGGTGACGGGAAGTAATAAATACAATCGTAATCAGCAGCGACAGTAATCCGGCTCCGGCACTGAACATCCCAATTGAAACCAACTGGGCAGAACCAGCAAACATAATGGCCGACAGTGCCTGTCCCTGCAATGGGGACAAGCCTGAATCCAGCGCATAAGAACCTGCTAAAATCCCCCAGGGAAGCACCGCAATGCTCAATGGCATCATTGCAATCGCTCCTTTGATAAACAGATTCCAGGCGGAACGGGGTTGAATACTCTCTGTTGTCATGTCCATGATGACTCCATTTCCGGGTTATATCATTCATATCCCCAGACTACTTCAATCCAACAAAAATAATTGTACAAAATTGCCATGACAACACTGAAACATCAAATTCTGTTTTCAGATTCATGACACTGAGGTGGCGCATAAGTTGCCGCATAAGTCACCAGTAAAGCAGTCATCAACTGCACATCGGCAGATTGACTTTCATCCATCCAGACATAATCTGCCTGCGATAACCCGCCTAAATAGACCGATAAATGCAATTCAGCCACAACATTATCATCCAGTGTGACGGTATATACCTCGCCGGAGGTGTTGCTGAGTTCATCTTTATCCAGCCCGAACCACTGGGTTCCGAAGCGGATTCGGGTTGGGTCGTCAAAGGTCCATACTTTGTTTCCCATATGGATTTTTCCTTTAAAGTCAAATAGCTTTATCATGCCATCATTCAAAAAAGACAGCAGATCCCAGCCACAGGCCTGTCGATACCCGATTGAAGCAGAATGATGTGCAGAATCCCGAACCTTTAGCGAAACCTTTTGCAGAGAATCATCGGACAACATGTCGCCCAATATCCGGATGCCGTGGGCATTGACCCAGTCTTTTTCTACGGAGCCATGATACTGACCAAAGCGAATATCACGCCCCGGCATGTAACCCTGACGTCCTTCCATCGTATAACGTGGTGTGTTTTTCAAATATTCGGCTTCAGAATCAGCCGGGTTAACCGTACAGCCACTCAACAGTAAAAGTGACGCCAGCCAGCAGATATAATATTTCATCAATCATATTCCAGGATAAAAAACATAGTTCGATAAGCATTATAAGGAGGAATGGCCATACTCATCAAGTGGCAATTGCTTTGTGTGACCCTCAATGACAGATAAATTATCCCGGTATCTATTGATTACCAATGAATATACCCGGTGGTTTGTCTCAAATTCAGGAACAAATTTCATCATGTTACAATTTAATTTGAATCGTCTTTGATGAAAGAGATTATTGTCGTAAAAAACATTTTTTTGCCCCCATTTCCAGCATTTGTTATTTGACTGGTTTCATTCTGTTCATTACTTTTACATTAATATTAATAATTATATAAACAATTTCCGGCTTAAAATTTCCAGAGGAAACACATGATGTGGAAAAGTCTGAAATTCAGATATCAAATTGGGATACCATTACTCCTGATGACATTAATATTAATTGGTGTCAGTACATTTAATCTATTAGGAATAAAAGACTTAGAGGATAATATCAAACTTTTCTCATCCTCTTTAATGCCAGCCCAAAGCAGCGTTTTAAATGCAGACCGGGATTTATATCAGGCTTTGGAAGCACAGCAGGATATCCTGATTTCAGGAGAGAAAGTTCTTCAGGATGCCAAAACACGCTTCGATGAGAATGCACAGCAAGTCTTTGATCGAATGCATCAATATCTCGACAAAACGGCAATGTTCCCCGAAATTCGCTCTGAATTCTCTGACTTTGACCGTCAGTTTAATCAATGGAGAAACAGAGCATCACGTTTATTTACTCTGGTCCAGTCTGGTAAAAAAGAGGAAGCAATTCAGGAATATCTGGCGCTGAAAAAAGATTTCTCTGTTATCAGGGATCAATTAGACAATGCGGGTGAATTAGTCGGCAAAATTGCCGGAGAAAAGAAAGCGCATGCCATATCACTGGCTGTTGAACGGGAGGAGTGGAATATCATATTTGGTGTTCTTTCCGTGGTTATTGGTGCTGTTTTTGTTTATCTGATTCCCAAATTTATTTCAGATTCACTGCATGCCATTCAGGAAAAAATTAAAGATATTTCTCAGGGAGAAGGTGATTTGGTGACCCGGTTGCCGGCCGAAGGTGATAATGAGCTCTCCATGCTCGAACGCAGTGTTAATATGTTGCTCGAACAACTGCAGCTTCTGATCAAAAATGCGGTCCAGAATGTGTCTGAACTCAATCGTGAAAATACCGGTTTAAACCAGCTGATTCAGAAAACCGGCGGCATTTCACATAGTCAGGTACATCATCTGGAGGTGTTATTTGAATCATTTGAACAGATTAATCAGGCTGTCAGGGAAATCTCAACCAATGCGCAGAATACCTCTTCTCAAAGCGAAGATGCAAAAAATGCAGCCGCATCCGGTATGTCACTGGTTGATCAAAATCAGGGAATGAATTCTGAGCTGGCTCAGCATTTCCAGAGTGCCAGAGATAAAATTGAGTCACTGGCAGAAGATACTGAGCAAATCACATCGGTTCTGGATGTGATTCGCGGGATCGCCGATCAAACGAATCTGCTGGCGCTTAACGCTGCCATTGAAGCGGCCCGTGCCGGTGAACAGGGACGTGGGTTTGCAGTGGTTGCCGATGAGGTGCGCACACTGGCAAAAAGAACTCAGGATTCAACTGAAGATATACAGTCAATGATCTCACGTCTGATTCAGGGCGTTCAGGAAACCCAGCAGGCTATGCAAGCCGGCAGCGGCCTGATGGGGGAATCGGTGCAAATGGCAGATACCATGCATAATGCATTTAAAGAAATTGAACAACTGATCTCCGTCGTTCAGGACATGAATATTCAAATTGCCGCCGCAACAGAAGAGCAAAGCTCTGTCATCGAAGATGTGAATGGCAGAATGCATGACCTGAAAGCGAAAACGGATGAAGCCAATACGATTTCTGAAACGGTGTCAGCCTCCAGCCATCATGTGTCGGACATTGCCCGACAGCTGGCAAACAGTATGGGGAAATTTAAAGTTTAACTATCTTATCAGTGTTTTTTCCGGTCAGGCCACGTTTTATCGTGGCCTGATTTTATCCGGTATATACCAAAGAACAGTGGTCATATGTTTTTGCGTGTTGCGAAATATGATATACATTTAATTCTATACATAGCCGTACCGGAGAGACCTGTGAAGTATGAATTTGAAATATTGGCGGCACTTATCCAGTATAAATATCCAAATATAAAACTCATCGCCAATGCAACCGGCATTTCAGAAAGGAAGGTACAATCTGTCATTCATACTTTAACAACGGAGCTGGGTCTGGGGATTGAGAAAGTCACAGAAAAAGCGGCTGACGATCCAATCAGCTATCTGCACGTCCGATCATGGGGTATTTTCGAGTCAGGCAATGCGCTGAAAAAACAGCTCATCTCACTCGATCTTGTCAAAGCAAAATCAGCCCGGCTCGAAACCATGAAAAAACGCAAAACTGCACTCGGTTCATTCCCGGAAAAAAAAGCGTATTCAGATGCTGTCAAAGTGCAGAATTATCAGGAAAGTATGCGGCTGGAAGGCATACATCCCGCATCTTTCAGTCCGGAGCAGGATAAACAACAACTCAAAAGAAAAAGAGAAGCGCTGATCAAACTCTACACGACAAAAGCTCAGGAGCAATTACGTCATGTCGGATAAATATGGTGCCGGGGATGACCCTTATTGCTATCCCGGAACACGGGTGCTGAAAAATAAACTCTCAATTCAGCAGGCCAGCCTGCTTGAAGAGGCTGAGCGGGATCTGAGTTGTGTGGCAGCCGCATCCATTGACTTTGCTGAACCGCCTTATGATTTAAGTTATCTGTGTGAAATACACACCCGTTTATTTGAGGACCTGTACGACTGGGCTGGTGAACTGAGACGGGTTGATATCACCAAAGGCACCACCCGGTTCTGTAACATGTCATTTGTTGAAAAGCAGGCAAATCAGCTGTTTTCTGCATTGGCAAAAGAGCACTATCTGGCTGATCTGAGCTATGACCGCTTTATTGACAGGCTGGCTTTTTATTATTGTGAACTCAACATGATTCATCCCTTTCGTGAAGGAAACGGCAGAGCACAACGGGTTTTGTTTGAACATCTGACAATCAATGCGGGCTTTAAAATTTCTTTTGAGACAGTCAATGCCGGGGAGTGGATAGAAGCCAATATTCGCGGTGTCGACTGTGATTACTCCAAAATGAAGTCAATCCTGAATATTTGCATTTCGTACTGAATAAATCTCCCTTCCCCCCCAGAGCGGGTTTATACCGTATCCTGAACTGAGACAACAGCCTGAAGGGAGAAAACTTTGAACTCACCACATCCAATCCCATCTTTCTGATAACCAAGCACACTTTCCAGTACATTAAAGTGAGCAACCACAATCACTTTTTTACAATCCTTGTATCGCTGTAAAACCTTCAGAGCCCGGCTTCTCAAATCCACTGCGGATTCGTATAACGCATCCGGCTGAGTGCCACCAGACTTTATCCCTGACCGGTATTCCTGCCAGCGACGGTCTCTTTCGCTTAAATCAATATATCCACCAGCCAGATCTGCCCGCCATTCCCTGAGATCATGTTCAACAAACAATGGCAGCCCCAGAGGTCTGTTGAGAATTTCAGCAGTTTGAAGTGCCCGGGTATAAGGGGATGAAATCATGAGATCAGCACCGGCAAATACCGCCTTCTGTGACTGAGAGCAAATGAATGGGATACAATCGCGGGTAAGTGGCGCATAATCCTTTTCGAGCTGAGTCATCTGCCGCTGGTCTGCCAGCGTATAATCCGGTGTTCCATGCCGGACAAAAACAATTTCCATCGATATGCCATCATATTTATTACACTGATATGCCTGTAACTTACTGAATAAAAGAATAAAGTCAACGCAAAGCTCAGGATTCTCCTGATATCTCCGCCAGTGATTCTTCCGGATACAATGGTTTGACGGTATTGACATAACTGTGTACGGCCTGATTGCGTCCGGTTATATAAATAATCGCCAAAAACCATAGTAATAAACAATGCGATTACAGGAATAAAATTCAGTCGTTTCATTTTCTTTCCCGTACTTAGTCGGTAGAGAGTTATCCCGGATCCGTTGAGCATATATACCCAAGTGACCTCAAGATGCAGGATTCAGAGCTTCATCAACAGGTTCAGTTCAAGGAAAATAACCGAAGGAATGATGACGCCTTTCAAGGTTGTTTGACGCAGAAATGAACCTGTTGATGAGCTCCCGAAGGGCGAGATTGATTGGCTCCTGTCCTGCGTTACTGATTTTCAACGTAGAATGACTATGTTTGCCCCCTTTTCTTATAAAGGAGGTGTGCCTTGCTCAGAAACCAATCAATGCTCGCTGAATATGCATCTTGAGGTCACTTGGGTATAGCGGCAAATTTTTTGGGAATATGACTCATCAAGTCACAAATATAGTATAGGTAACGAATCTGAACTTGTTGCACAGGAAAACAAATGCACCACAACGAAGTGAACTTTGTCTTCTCTGGTTCTTTATTAAAACATATCATACTGTAAATAATTACAGGATTCATGATAAACAGTGATCAGCTTCTGGATCCTGGCACAAATATGCAAGACTTCTTTGCAGCATTTAAGTTACTATTTGACCATCGTTTATGACATGATGTCACTTGCTGATCATACAAATAATGAACCGTATGATTTATGAAGAAATAAACAAAATAATAAAAATCAGGTCAACCACGACAAAACGCTGTCACGGAGGGACACGATATGGCAACAAGTATTTGGTTAGATAATAATCTGGTAGAAAATGCCAGAGCAATAGGTCAGTCACAGTCCAGATCTGCGGCGAAACAAATTGAGCACTGGGTATATATCGGCCGTATGATGGAAGAGAATCCGAACTTACTTAAGACATTGATCAGGCAGACAGATAAAGAAATTCATCAACCGGATACCGAGTAATTCGGGTCATTTCATACCTTTTTGTCACTGACAATTTTGTTTTGTTCCTGAACCCAGAGAGACACCGTCAAGCCATGTAATTAAACATGGATTTCCAAACATTCCTCAGCCAAAGCATGTTGCTCACCCGGCGTGTCATCGGCAAGTACCACCGCAGCTCAATGCCGCGTCCTTTTCAAATAAAAATGATTCATCAGATGAAAACCAAAGCGTGAATCCTTTATCTCATTCTGGTATATTGTTCTGTTTCCCAAACCAAAATCTGTCATTTATGTGGCAAATATCCAAAATACCTGCAATAGCTGTTTCTGAATAGGCACCAGTTGGGGGAACGGGTATATTTATGAAAAGGAGTCTGAGTGACTATTATCGACATTATTGGCTATATCCCGGCGATCATTTTTCCGGTAGCAACCCTTTCCCAGCTTTTTCATCTGCTTAAAACAAAATCTGCCGATGGCGTCTCTCTGATCACATGGATTGCCTTCGCAACAGGTAATGTTTCGCTCTATATTTACACCGAGAAATATAATGAGTTACAAACAATTGCCGGATTACTGTTAACCGCAATTTTGCAGATTGCCATTGTCGTATTGATACTCAAATACCGGAGGCCCAAACCAGTCCGGGTGTCAGAGAAAAAATCTGATTGAACAGTGCTTGTCTGTATACCAATGGCTATGAATCAGATAGCCATTCACATTTATTTTTTCAAAACACAGCGTTATCTTTATAAAAAATACCTGTCAGTGTTTATTAAAAATAAGATAAATGTATCATATAACATGATCCGAGAGATTAAATAATCTGTTGATGACTAAATACCAGTGAATAAATAATCACAATAAGAGAAAAATAATTTATTTTTATTGTACCTACATTATTGCATCAATAAGTAGCCGGACTTAATTTGAGGGACTCATTCCATATTTTAAATTAACAGAACAAATTATTTGTACGGGTAAATAAATTCCCTCATATTTATTATCTTCTGATAGTTCCACCCCAAATGAACACGGTTCCATATTATCCGGATTATATTCCCGGTGGGCATCTTTATGGTGTAACAAGGATTTATTATATGTTTAACATTTCAATAAAATATCGTCTTTATATATTGTCATTTATTCCTTTGATTCTGACTGTTGTCAGCATGATGATAATTACCGGGATGAAAATATCAGAATTGAATACCACCCAAATGCAAGCTGTCCGCACCCAAATGGTCAAGGCTAAAGAGAGTGAACTGAAATCCTATGTTGAGCTGGCTGACTCAGCGTTGACACAGCTCAAAGCCCGTCATGCCACCAGAGAAGAAGCAATACAAGAGCTTTCTGCGATCAAATTTGGCAAAAATGGCTATATGTTTGGCTATGACAGCCAGGGCACCCGGCTTTTTCTGGGAAGCAGCAACAAGGGAACCGGACAAAATTTCTGGGATGCAAAAGATGCAAGAAACAACTTTTTTATCCGGGATATAGTGAATAATGGGAAGAAGCCTGGGGGTGGCTTTGCCCGATATTACTTCCCCAAACCTGGTGCAACCGAGCCGACGGAAAAACTCAGCTACAATGTCTACGAGTCTCAGTGGGACATGGTAATTGGCACCGGATTTTATATTGATGATGTTGAACAAACCATCCAAAGCATGGACAAGCGCTCTGAACAGGCCACAAAAGAGGGCTTGATTGCGATTGTCACAACTTGTGCCTTTGTGGTTATTCTGGTTGCCTTGATTGCTTTTTTCATCAGCCGCAGTATTTTGGCGCCACTGAAAAAATTCGATACATCAATTGCTTCTTTTGCCGGCGGGCATGCCGATTTAACAGCCAGAATGGAATCCTTCCATATCCCTGAATTCAGCAACCTCAGTCAAAACTTTAATATCTTTGTGACCAACCTTCAGTCCATTGTAAAAAATGTCACACACGTCAGCCAGACAATCTCAGATGAAACAAAACAGATGACATCCAGAGCAAACGAGGCTGATACTCTGGCAGTCGCACAGCGGGAAGAAACTGAGCAAGTCGCAACAGCGATTACCGAGATGACCACGACCGCGCATGAAATATCTCAAAATGCCATGAATGCTGCAGAATCAGCGCAGACCGCAGATGACCGGGCAAAAGACGCCTTGGGAACAGTTGACGCTGCCGTTAATTCCGTTCAAATACTGGCGTCACAGCTCGAACAGGCCAGTCAGGTTATTACCCGCCTGGAAAGCAATGTTCACCTGATTGCCTCTTCACTGGATGTGATTCAGGATATTGCCGAACAAACGAATTTACTGGCATTGAATGCTGCCATTGAAGCTGCCCGCGCAGGCGCGCAGGGGCGTGGATTCGCGGTTGTTGCTGATGAAGTCAGAAAACTGGCAGGAAAAACACAACAAAGTACCGGCAGTATTAACGATGTACTGCTCAGGTTAAGATCAGCGACAGAAGAAGCAGTGCAGGCCATGCAGATGAGTGTCAGTCAAAGTGATACCAGTGTAAATCAGGCAAATGCCGCAAGTCAGGCGCTGGAGGATATCGTTCATGCCATTGGCACTATCATGGATATGAATGCATTAATTGCCACTGCGACAGAAGAACAGAGCCAGGTTGGACAAGACATTTCCGAGCGCGTCACCACGATTTCAGATCAAAGTCATCATTCGGCAGATATCGCCAACGATAACCGCCAAATCAGTCACACTTTGAACACTCAGGCAGGTGAACTGATCGGGTTAGTCAATCAGTTCGAGGTTTGATGCTCTGCTCATTTTGATGAGTCATTCATTTCACAAACCAGCCCCGGCCAGCGATGCCTTCAGGCCGGGAACAGGGAATTAACACGCCCGGTATGGAATGTTGCTGTCCGCAATCCCCCGGCAGGGCATTAACTGATGCTGGTGGAAAAACAGATGCAAAGAATTGACCGAGAGTGTCGGATCGGGCCCTGGTCCCAGATAAACGTGCTCCAGTGCCATTGGCTGCTCAGCACTGTACAGCGCAAATTCGGTATAGGGTTTGAGCATCGCATTCCCTTCCCTGAATTTCACCCTGACATCCAGCTCATGATGGACAACCGGCAGAATCACCCGCCATTCATCTTCTTCCCGGAAAGACGGATGCTTCAGTAAAACAGCCAGACGAAGCAAATCAGTTTCTACCGCCGCAAACAACGCCTCTTCCGGCAGGTTCATTCTGCAGACTGCATCGACAGCCTGTTCAACCAGCTGCTTTTGCCGGTAAGGGTCGTAGATGCACCGCCCGGCCTGAAATTGCTGCTCCCTGGCCCAGTGAATAATATGTTCCGGATGAAAGCCAAGGCTGACCCCTTTCCCTACAGTACTGTACCCACGCCACTGACTCAGCAAATTACCGTTCGCCCGGAAAGAGGCAGCAAACAACATATGCCCTTTATTCAGACGTTGATTAATCCAGTGGGAAAAATGCTTCAGCAAACCGGCCTGTTCATCTCCCCGTTGAATTCTTTCCTGAATCGTCTGCTTCAGTAACCCCAGCGTGTGATGCAGCTCAGCGGCATCATTCATGTAGCGAACATCGCTGGCCCACAGTACTTTTGACTGAACAATACCTAACAAACCACCAAGCGTCGTGTAGTGATACAAGGTCGAGCGCGGAGTATCACTGAAGAGCTGCTGTACAAGATGACTTAACATAGTGACCTGCTGCTTATTTCATCAAAACCAGCCACAAATTATACGCCGGTCGCATGTCATTAAAATAAACAAGATTAAAACAACCGGCGTTTTAAACCTGC
It encodes the following:
- a CDS encoding methyl-accepting chemotaxis protein gives rise to the protein MFNISIKYRLYILSFIPLILTVVSMMIITGMKISELNTTQMQAVRTQMVKAKESELKSYVELADSALTQLKARHATREEAIQELSAIKFGKNGYMFGYDSQGTRLFLGSSNKGTGQNFWDAKDARNNFFIRDIVNNGKKPGGGFARYYFPKPGATEPTEKLSYNVYESQWDMVIGTGFYIDDVEQTIQSMDKRSEQATKEGLIAIVTTCAFVVILVALIAFFISRSILAPLKKFDTSIASFAGGHADLTARMESFHIPEFSNLSQNFNIFVTNLQSIVKNVTHVSQTISDETKQMTSRANEADTLAVAQREETEQVATAITEMTTTAHEISQNAMNAAESAQTADDRAKDALGTVDAAVNSVQILASQLEQASQVITRLESNVHLIASSLDVIQDIAEQTNLLALNAAIEAARAGAQGRGFAVVADEVRKLAGKTQQSTGSINDVLLRLRSATEEAVQAMQMSVSQSDTSVNQANAASQALEDIVHAIGTIMDMNALIATATEEQSQVGQDISERVTTISDQSHHSADIANDNRQISHTLNTQAGELIGLVNQFEV
- a CDS encoding DUF2971 domain-containing protein produces the protein MLSHLVQQLFSDTPRSTLYHYTTLGGLLGIVQSKVLWASDVRYMNDAAELHHTLGLLKQTIQERIQRGDEQAGLLKHFSHWINQRLNKGHMLFAASFRANGNLLSQWRGYSTVGKGVSLGFHPEHIIHWAREQQFQAGRCIYDPYRQKQLVEQAVDAVCRMNLPEEALFAAVETDLLRLAVLLKHPSFREEDEWRVILPVVHHELDVRVKFREGNAMLKPYTEFALYSAEQPMALEHVYLGPGPDPTLSVNSLHLFFHQHQLMPCRGIADSNIPYRAC